One genomic window of Gallaecimonas sp. GXIMD4217 includes the following:
- a CDS encoding RNA-binding protein, with amino-acid sequence MNLFVSNLPFNTESENLAELFSQFGEVSRAHIVKDKETGRSRGFGFVEMADNAMGEAAIKGLDGQEYEGRRLVVNEARPREQRPRR; translated from the coding sequence ATGAACCTGTTCGTTTCCAACCTGCCCTTTAACACAGAGTCCGAGAACCTGGCCGAGCTGTTCAGCCAATTCGGCGAGGTGAGCCGCGCCCACATCGTCAAGGACAAGGAAACCGGCCGTTCCCGTGGCTTTGGCTTCGTCGAGATGGCCGACAACGCCATGGGTGAAGCCGCCATCAAGGGCCTGGATGGCCAGGAATACGAAGGCCGCCGCCTGGTGGTCAACGAAGCCCGCCCCCGCGAGCAGCGTCCCCGCCGCTAA
- the can gene encoding carbonate dehydratase, protein MTTPNRLLANNREWAARLREDDPAFFERLSERQKPHLLWIGCADSRVPAEQLTGLLPGELFVHRNVANQVLTTDINCQAVIEFAVLNLKVRHIIVCGHYGCGGVMAALTGGAEGNLGQWLLDLQEVAQRHESLLNGLSDEDKVNRLCELNVLEGVTRVCRSPALQKAWGAGQEVSVHGWIYGLADGELQELGLTVRGNDDIQTARDKVLGSYFSEA, encoded by the coding sequence ATGACGACACCGAATCGCCTGCTTGCCAACAACAGGGAATGGGCCGCCCGTCTGCGTGAGGACGACCCCGCCTTCTTCGAACGCCTCAGCGAACGCCAGAAGCCGCACCTGCTGTGGATCGGCTGTGCCGACTCCCGGGTGCCCGCCGAACAGCTCACCGGCCTGCTGCCGGGTGAACTCTTCGTGCACCGCAACGTCGCCAACCAGGTGCTGACCACCGACATCAACTGCCAGGCGGTGATCGAGTTCGCCGTGCTCAACCTCAAGGTCAGGCACATCATCGTCTGCGGTCACTACGGCTGTGGCGGCGTCATGGCCGCCCTGACCGGCGGCGCCGAGGGCAACCTGGGCCAGTGGCTGCTGGATCTGCAGGAGGTGGCCCAGCGTCACGAATCCCTGCTGAACGGCCTCAGCGACGAGGACAAGGTCAACCGCCTGTGCGAACTGAACGTGCTGGAAGGGGTGACCCGGGTCTGCCGTTCCCCGGCCCTGCAGAAGGCCTGGGGTGCCGGCCAGGAAGTGTCGGTGCACGGCTGGATCTACGGCCTGGCCGACGGCGAACTCCAGGAGCTGGGCCTGACCGTCAGGGGCAACGACGACATCCAGACCGCCCGGGACAAGGTGCTGGGCAGCTACTTCAGCGAAGCATGA
- the hpt gene encoding hypoxanthine phosphoribosyltransferase codes for MKHRVETLISEADIKARVAELAREIEQSYQPGDDVVLVGLLRGSVVFLADLARAMSMPVQFDFMTVSSYGNSMESSRDVKIKKDLDDDIGGRHVVIVEDIIDTGNTLSKVVEILKTREPASIKLCTLLDKPERREVEVDVDFIGFTIPDEFVVGYGIDWAQNYRHLPYVGIVVSLEDQ; via the coding sequence ATGAAACACCGGGTAGAGACCCTCATCAGTGAAGCGGACATCAAGGCGCGGGTCGCCGAGCTGGCCAGGGAGATAGAGCAGAGCTATCAGCCGGGCGATGACGTGGTGCTGGTGGGTCTGCTGCGCGGCTCGGTGGTGTTCCTGGCCGATCTGGCCCGGGCCATGAGCATGCCCGTGCAGTTCGACTTCATGACGGTGTCCAGCTACGGCAACAGCATGGAATCCAGCCGCGACGTCAAGATCAAGAAGGATCTCGACGACGACATCGGCGGCCGCCACGTGGTCATCGTCGAGGACATCATCGACACCGGCAACACCCTGTCCAAGGTGGTGGAGATCCTCAAGACCCGCGAGCCCGCCTCCATCAAGCTGTGCACCCTGCTCGACAAGCCCGAGCGCCGGGAAGTGGAGGTGGATGTGGACTTCATCGGCTTCACCATTCCCGACGAATTCGTGGTGGGTTACGGCATCGACTGGGCGCAGAACTACCGCCACCTGCCCTATGTGGGCATAGTGGTGTCGCTGGAAGACCAGTAA
- a CDS encoding flavin prenyltransferase UbiX, translated as MVDDKRLTLAITGASGAPYALRLLECVLAAGWQVHLLVSSAARVVLATEVALKLPGKPEAAEALLSERFKAEPGQLRVHGKDDWFSPVASGSAAPKYMVVCPCSTGTLSAIASGASDNLIERAADVVIKERGQLLLVPRETPFSAIHLENMLGLARLGVTIMPAAPGFYHEPKSLNDLVDFMVARILDHLGIDQGLVPRWGYGGDR; from the coding sequence ATGGTTGACGACAAGCGCCTGACCCTGGCCATCACCGGCGCCTCCGGCGCCCCCTATGCCCTGCGGCTGCTGGAATGCGTGCTGGCCGCCGGCTGGCAGGTGCACCTGCTGGTGTCGTCCGCGGCGCGGGTGGTGCTGGCCACCGAGGTGGCGCTCAAGCTGCCCGGCAAGCCGGAGGCGGCCGAGGCGCTGCTGTCAGAGCGCTTCAAGGCCGAGCCGGGCCAGCTCAGGGTCCATGGCAAGGACGACTGGTTCTCGCCGGTGGCCTCGGGCTCGGCGGCGCCGAAATACATGGTGGTCTGCCCCTGCTCCACCGGCACCCTGTCGGCCATCGCCAGCGGCGCCTCCGACAACCTCATCGAGCGGGCCGCCGACGTGGTGATCAAGGAGCGCGGCCAGCTGCTGCTGGTGCCGCGGGAAACGCCCTTTTCCGCCATCCACCTGGAGAACATGCTGGGGCTTGCCCGCCTGGGGGTGACCATCATGCCGGCGGCGCCCGGCTTCTATCACGAGCCCAAGTCCTTGAATGATCTGGTGGACTTCATGGTGGCGCGGATCCTGGACCATCTGGGCATCGACCAGGGCCTGGTGCCGCGCTGGGGCTATGGTGGAGACCGCTGA
- the mpl gene encoding UDP-N-acetylmuramate:L-alanyl-gamma-D-glutamyl-meso-diaminopimelate ligase has protein sequence MHIHILGICGTFMGGLAMLARELGYRVTGSDQNVYPPMSTQLEAAGITLTQGYDPAQLAPRPDLVVIGNAMSRGNPCVEAVLDQGIPYVSGPQWLYEHVLKDRWVLAVSGTHGKTTTTAMLSWILEDARLAPGFLVGGVPANFGISARLGQAPFFVVEADEYDTAFFDKRSKFVHYRPRTLVINNLEFDHADIFADLAAIQRQFHHLLRMVPGQGKVICPADDQNIADTLEMGCWTPVEKMGEAFRAELIEKDGSVFDLYVDGELAGRVHWQLLGEHNVANALAALAAARHAGVPVQNGIEALASFRNVARRMELKGEVAGIRVYDDFAHHPTAIDTTLRGLRARVGEQRILAVLEPRSNTMKRGVHAGQLADSMNGADLAYWFDPPGIDWSVPGLCEQAAVPSSAYQDIDALVAALVTEARAGDSILIMSNGGFGGIHGKLLAALEAKYG, from the coding sequence ATGCATATTCACATCCTCGGCATCTGCGGCACCTTCATGGGTGGCCTGGCCATGCTGGCCAGGGAGCTCGGTTACCGGGTGACCGGTTCCGACCAGAACGTCTATCCCCCCATGAGCACCCAGCTGGAAGCGGCCGGCATCACCCTGACCCAGGGCTATGACCCCGCCCAGCTGGCGCCAAGGCCCGATCTGGTGGTGATCGGCAACGCCATGAGCCGCGGCAACCCCTGCGTGGAGGCGGTGCTGGACCAGGGCATCCCCTATGTGTCCGGGCCCCAGTGGCTGTACGAGCACGTATTGAAGGACCGCTGGGTGCTGGCGGTGTCCGGCACCCACGGCAAGACCACCACCACCGCCATGCTGAGCTGGATCCTTGAAGACGCCAGGCTGGCGCCCGGCTTCCTGGTGGGCGGCGTGCCCGCCAACTTCGGCATCTCCGCCCGCCTGGGCCAGGCGCCCTTCTTCGTGGTGGAGGCCGACGAGTACGACACCGCCTTCTTCGACAAGCGCTCCAAGTTCGTCCATTACCGGCCTCGGACCCTGGTCATCAACAACCTGGAGTTCGATCACGCAGACATCTTCGCCGATCTAGCGGCCATCCAGAGGCAGTTCCACCACCTGCTGCGGATGGTGCCGGGCCAGGGCAAGGTGATCTGCCCGGCCGACGACCAGAACATCGCCGACACTCTGGAGATGGGCTGCTGGACGCCGGTGGAGAAGATGGGCGAGGCCTTCAGGGCCGAACTCATCGAAAAAGACGGCTCTGTGTTCGACCTGTACGTGGACGGCGAGCTTGCCGGCCGGGTGCACTGGCAGCTGCTGGGCGAGCACAATGTCGCCAACGCCCTGGCCGCCCTGGCGGCGGCCCGCCACGCCGGGGTACCGGTGCAAAACGGCATTGAGGCCCTGGCTAGCTTCCGCAACGTGGCCAGGCGCATGGAGCTGAAGGGAGAGGTGGCCGGCATCCGCGTCTACGACGACTTCGCCCACCATCCCACCGCCATCGACACCACCCTCAGGGGCCTGCGGGCCAGGGTCGGCGAGCAGCGTATCCTGGCGGTGCTGGAGCCGCGCTCCAACACCATGAAGCGGGGCGTACACGCCGGCCAGCTGGCCGACAGCATGAACGGCGCCGATCTGGCCTACTGGTTCGATCCGCCCGGCATCGACTGGTCGGTGCCGGGCCTGTGTGAACAGGCCGCCGTTCCCTCCAGCGCCTACCAGGACATCGACGCCCTGGTGGCGGCCCTGGTGACCGAGGCCAGGGCAGGGGACAGCATCCTGATCATGAGCAACGGCGGCTTTGGTGGCATCCACGGCAAGCTGCTGGCCGCCCTGGAGGCCAAATATGGTTGA
- a CDS encoding class 1 fructose-bisphosphatase has product MQRLVPTLRNDGVDADLIHLINTLGAACKEISFRLHQGALAGILGSTLDENIQGEVQKKLDVVSNQLLKDMLLECGLVKALASEEEEDVVLGDEDGQFLVAFDPLDGSSNIDINAMVGTIFSIYRHEGEVIGEADFLKPGREQVAAGYVIYGPSSVMVLTTGNGVKMFTLDQTIGEYMLTNGDVRIGEDTREFAINMSNQRHWAQPMQDYIADLLAGKEGPRGKNFNMRWVAAMVADVHRILCRGGLFTYPWDQREPQKAGKLRLMYEGNPMALLIEQAGGMASTGLEPILDIQPHDIHQRVPVVLGSKNEVATCVEYHQKAR; this is encoded by the coding sequence ATGCAACGACTGGTCCCCACCCTGCGTAACGACGGCGTCGATGCCGACCTGATCCACCTGATCAACACCCTGGGCGCCGCCTGCAAGGAGATCTCCTTCCGCCTGCACCAGGGCGCCCTGGCCGGCATCCTGGGCTCCACCCTGGACGAGAACATCCAGGGCGAGGTGCAGAAGAAGCTGGACGTGGTGTCCAACCAGCTGCTCAAGGACATGCTGCTGGAATGCGGCCTGGTCAAGGCCCTGGCCTCGGAAGAAGAAGAGGACGTGGTGCTGGGCGACGAAGACGGCCAGTTCCTGGTGGCCTTCGACCCCCTGGACGGCTCCTCCAACATCGACATCAACGCCATGGTGGGCACCATCTTCTCCATCTACCGCCATGAAGGCGAAGTGATAGGCGAGGCCGACTTCCTCAAGCCCGGCCGCGAGCAGGTGGCCGCCGGCTACGTCATCTACGGCCCCTCCTCGGTGATGGTGCTGACCACGGGCAACGGCGTGAAGATGTTCACCCTGGATCAGACCATCGGCGAGTACATGCTTACCAACGGCGATGTGCGCATCGGCGAAGACACCAGGGAATTCGCCATCAACATGTCCAACCAGCGCCACTGGGCCCAGCCCATGCAGGACTACATCGCCGACCTGCTGGCCGGCAAGGAAGGCCCCCGCGGCAAGAACTTCAACATGCGCTGGGTGGCGGCCATGGTCGCCGACGTGCACCGCATCCTCTGCCGCGGCGGCCTGTTCACCTACCCCTGGGACCAGCGCGAGCCCCAGAAGGCCGGCAAGCTGCGCCTGATGTACGAGGGCAACCCCATGGCCCTGCTCATCGAGCAGGCCGGCGGCATGGCCAGCACCGGCCTGGAGCCCATCCTCGACATCCAGCCCCACGACATCCACCAGCGGGTACCCGTGGTGCTGGGCTCCAAGAACGAAGTGGCCACTTGCGTCGAGTATCACCAAAAGGCCCGGTAA
- the ppa gene encoding inorganic diphosphatase — protein MSLNDVPAGKNIPDEINVIIEIPANASPIKYEVDKDSGAIFVDRFMATPMFYPCNYGYVNNTLSLDGDPVDVLVPTPYPLIPGAVIRCRPVGVLKMTDESGEDAKVVAVPVSKLTKIYDDVNDVQDLPELLKNQITHFFERYKELEPGKWVKVEGWGDAAEAKAEIVSSFERAQK, from the coding sequence ATGAGCCTGAACGACGTCCCCGCCGGCAAGAACATCCCGGACGAAATCAACGTCATCATCGAGATCCCGGCCAACGCCAGCCCGATCAAGTACGAAGTGGACAAGGACAGCGGCGCCATCTTCGTCGATCGCTTCATGGCCACCCCCATGTTCTACCCCTGCAACTACGGCTACGTGAACAACACCCTGAGCCTGGACGGCGACCCGGTCGACGTGCTGGTCCCCACCCCCTACCCGCTGATCCCCGGCGCCGTGATCCGCTGCCGTCCGGTGGGCGTGCTGAAGATGACCGACGAATCCGGTGAAGACGCCAAGGTCGTGGCCGTGCCGGTTTCCAAGCTCACCAAGATCTACGACGACGTCAACGACGTGCAGGATCTGCCGGAGCTGCTGAAGAACCAGATCACCCACTTCTTCGAGCGCTACAAGGAGCTGGAGCCGGGCAAGTGGGTCAAGGTTGAAGGCTGGGGCGACGCCGCCGAGGCCAAGGCCGAGATCGTCAGCTCCTTCGAGCGTGCTCAGAAGTAA
- a CDS encoding DUF5677 domain-containing protein codes for MPNSELSSNVEASKNRLKVSLAKAQELSASRGGEISDHSVDFLLSAIFVRICTTARTISMMAPKDNSIESIWDYASLGTLLRNIMDALNSFLYLADRSLSKEDKDCRFWLFSLHDAVTRQKVFEFRGSQKEAEDCKNRAEEMRDLLRNNATFLALDDKKQKHYLKATDAFLLSKEQIIEANGGSREDFLGLYKFLSANSHSYPMGFFKMSEQEFGKGVHSAIEESYTDMILNLTSSHLDSACIAYENYLQ; via the coding sequence ATGCCTAATTCCGAACTAAGCTCGAATGTTGAGGCCTCCAAGAATCGGCTAAAAGTAAGCTTGGCGAAGGCTCAAGAGCTGTCTGCCTCAAGGGGCGGAGAAATATCAGATCATAGCGTTGATTTTCTTTTGTCAGCTATATTCGTAAGAATTTGTACGACAGCAAGAACAATTTCAATGATGGCTCCTAAAGATAATTCTATCGAGTCTATCTGGGATTATGCGTCTTTGGGAACGTTGTTGAGAAATATAATGGATGCTCTAAATAGCTTCTTGTATTTAGCCGACCGATCACTTTCAAAGGAAGATAAAGATTGCCGTTTTTGGTTGTTTTCTCTACATGATGCAGTGACAAGACAAAAGGTTTTTGAGTTCAGGGGGTCTCAAAAAGAGGCTGAAGACTGCAAAAACAGAGCAGAAGAGATGCGTGATCTGTTGCGGAACAATGCTACGTTCTTGGCCTTAGATGATAAGAAGCAGAAACACTATCTAAAAGCGACTGATGCATTCCTTCTAAGTAAAGAGCAAATAATTGAAGCCAATGGTGGCAGTCGTGAAGATTTTCTTGGGCTATACAAGTTTTTATCGGCAAATTCCCATAGTTATCCTATGGGATTCTTTAAGATGAGTGAGCAGGAATTTGGTAAAGGCGTTCACTCTGCGATAGAAGAAAGCTATACAGACATGATCTTGAATCTTACCTCTAGTCACTTAGATTCAGCATGCATAGCCTATGAGAACTACCTGCAATGA
- a CDS encoding DUF6602 domain-containing protein: MEESRYYRHILNKITAAKKAADDMASDIDHPGIEGDLRELALKECIEPFLTHSFNVGTGKVIDTYQKLSDQIDAVIYHTKLVPPIFFSKELGLYPVESVRYVFEVKSKLNSTQIKDSLKKFESIRALKSFPRQQKDGSITHGGLPANVLFAFGSDISGSEIDRFLKYDTYEYPATVALVVLGKGYWFYHSSEKKWFGTDTSEKNDFSEFVFFMTGFMNTLSQEESTMRGFSPGGYVNLIITAMPVEKKA, translated from the coding sequence GTGGAAGAAAGTAGATACTACCGTCACATACTTAATAAAATTACCGCTGCAAAAAAAGCGGCTGATGATATGGCTTCAGATATTGATCATCCTGGGATAGAGGGCGATTTACGCGAGCTAGCTCTAAAAGAATGTATCGAGCCATTTCTGACACATAGCTTTAATGTCGGTACAGGAAAAGTCATTGATACCTATCAAAAGTTGTCAGATCAAATAGATGCTGTTATTTATCATACTAAGCTTGTTCCACCAATCTTCTTTAGCAAAGAGTTAGGCTTATATCCCGTTGAAAGTGTTCGCTATGTATTCGAGGTAAAGTCAAAGCTTAACTCTACACAAATTAAAGATTCTCTAAAGAAATTTGAGTCTATTAGAGCATTAAAGTCTTTTCCAAGGCAGCAGAAAGATGGCTCTATTACCCACGGAGGTCTACCGGCAAATGTGCTTTTCGCCTTCGGCAGTGATATATCTGGCTCAGAGATAGATAGGTTTCTAAAGTACGATACATATGAATACCCTGCAACGGTTGCGTTAGTGGTGTTAGGCAAAGGGTATTGGTTTTACCACTCGTCTGAGAAAAAGTGGTTTGGCACAGATACCTCAGAAAAAAATGACTTCTCAGAATTTGTATTCTTTATGACAGGGTTTATGAACACGCTATCTCAGGAAGAAAGCACTATGAGGGGGTTCAGCCCTGGAGGTTACGTAAATCTAATTATCACAGCTATGCCAGTCGAGAAAAAGGCATAA
- a CDS encoding MAPEG family protein, translated as MPDYFWFSLLVAANGLLLVVLALNVSLLRIKHGVSYGYGGNKKLRAAIRTHSNGAEHVPVYGLLILALTFLGASNALLAVLVIGFTLARVSHAAGMLWRIFPARRLGAGFTYIFQAVAVASILARLVF; from the coding sequence ATGCCCGACTACTTCTGGTTCTCCCTCCTGGTCGCCGCCAATGGCCTGCTGCTGGTGGTGCTGGCGCTGAACGTATCCCTGCTCAGGATCAAGCACGGGGTCTCCTACGGTTACGGCGGCAACAAGAAGCTGCGGGCGGCCATCCGCACCCACAGCAACGGCGCCGAGCATGTGCCCGTGTACGGCCTCTTGATCCTGGCACTGACATTCCTTGGCGCCTCCAATGCCCTGCTGGCGGTGCTGGTGATCGGCTTTACCCTGGCCAGGGTTTCCCATGCCGCCGGCATGCTCTGGCGCATCTTCCCGGCGCGGCGGCTGGGCGCGGGCTTTACCTATATCTTCCAGGCCGTTGCCGTGGCCTCCATCCTGGCCCGGCTGGTTTTCTGA
- a CDS encoding transporter substrate-binding domain-containing protein, whose protein sequence is MKSFAKCRYLLAWLLLFNASPVQSDTVTVSTFDWCPYICPESAAYPGLLVEYTRAIFERAGYEVAFIPYPWSRAIRHTATGDADALLAPARNETPDFIFPDTAIGAQRFCFFTRADDPWRYREPDSVAGRIILYPLDALPEVLAPHRDKARFQGKAYGKDYLGQSVKMLESGHIDTTLMTYYSMVYFLNGQGLSEHIGSAGCVSRQALYLAFSPAPEKADRVAILIAAFEDAIGQLRKEGYFEKLLKKYQLQ, encoded by the coding sequence ATGAAGTCCTTCGCAAAGTGTCGGTACCTCCTGGCCTGGCTGCTGCTGTTCAACGCTTCCCCTGTCCAAAGCGATACCGTCACCGTCAGCACCTTCGACTGGTGCCCCTATATCTGCCCCGAAAGTGCGGCATACCCCGGGCTGCTGGTGGAATACACCAGGGCCATCTTCGAACGGGCCGGTTACGAGGTCGCCTTCATCCCCTACCCCTGGTCCAGGGCCATCCGTCATACCGCCACCGGGGACGCCGACGCCCTGCTGGCGCCGGCCAGGAACGAGACCCCGGACTTCATCTTTCCCGACACGGCCATAGGCGCCCAGCGCTTCTGCTTCTTCACCCGGGCCGATGATCCCTGGCGCTACCGGGAACCGGACTCCGTGGCCGGCAGGATCATCCTCTATCCACTGGACGCCCTGCCCGAGGTGCTGGCCCCCCATCGGGACAAGGCCCGCTTCCAGGGCAAGGCCTACGGGAAAGACTACCTGGGCCAGTCCGTCAAGATGCTCGAGTCCGGCCATATCGACACCACCCTGATGACCTACTACTCGATGGTTTATTTCCTTAACGGGCAGGGCCTGTCGGAGCACATCGGCTCGGCCGGCTGTGTCAGCCGCCAGGCGCTTTATCTTGCCTTCAGCCCGGCCCCGGAAAAGGCGGACAGGGTCGCCATCCTGATCGCCGCTTTTGAAGACGCCATAGGGCAACTCAGGAAGGAAGGGTATTTCGAGAAACTGCTGAAGAAATACCAGCTGCAGTAA
- a CDS encoding NUDIX domain-containing protein yields MPREAVVAVIVHQGKVLVIKRAKGLPGGGHWTPPAGRVEPGEAQAAALVREVWEELGLTVRPLRRIWQCMADGADYQLHWWLADYLCGTLHLAGDEVAEARWIRPESFAELNPSFPKGRFFFDKVLPRLPEWQLQGEADTSSNQR; encoded by the coding sequence ATGCCTAGAGAGGCCGTCGTTGCCGTCATCGTCCACCAGGGCAAGGTGCTGGTGATCAAACGCGCCAAGGGCCTGCCGGGTGGCGGCCATTGGACGCCACCGGCCGGCAGGGTCGAGCCCGGCGAGGCTCAGGCCGCCGCCCTGGTGAGGGAGGTGTGGGAGGAACTGGGCCTGACCGTGCGGCCGCTCCGGCGGATCTGGCAATGCATGGCCGACGGTGCGGACTACCAATTGCACTGGTGGCTGGCCGATTACCTTTGCGGCACCCTGCATCTGGCCGGTGACGAGGTGGCCGAAGCCAGGTGGATCCGCCCCGAGTCCTTCGCCGAGCTGAACCCCAGCTTCCCCAAGGGGCGGTTCTTCTTCGATAAGGTGCTGCCGCGCCTGCCTGAGTGGCAACTTCAAGGCGAGGCCGACACTAGCAGCAATCAGCGCTGA
- a CDS encoding DUF2798 domain-containing protein, with protein sequence MSAAFKFRLLFGVLMSLTLSLLMSGWVSWLNLGWVPDFPARWAHAFINAWPAAFVISFTLGPAIQRLSQWLLSGGSGAQR encoded by the coding sequence ATGAGCGCCGCCTTCAAGTTCCGCCTGCTGTTCGGGGTGCTGATGTCCCTGACCCTGTCGTTGCTGATGAGCGGCTGGGTCAGCTGGCTCAACCTGGGCTGGGTGCCGGATTTCCCGGCCCGCTGGGCCCACGCCTTCATCAACGCCTGGCCGGCCGCCTTCGTGATCTCCTTTACCTTGGGGCCGGCCATCCAGCGCCTGAGCCAGTGGCTGCTGTCGGGGGGAAGCGGCGCTCAGCGCTGA
- a CDS encoding GGDEF domain-containing protein encodes MVESISPPQANDHRRQVLRAMLIFVTLSGALFTVTNFRAGHVTYAMMEFVLVLFSSGLLLSLRRIQNLDMWSFLFLASFSLVVCVGVLYAPFRSGLFMWLYVFPVMSYLLLGRRMGLALTALYLLAGMGILVYRLYQQDPALKASALANFSLSLSVLWAMAHVYESRREQMVRELGLLAARDPLTGLNNRLHLDDIFAGMAARARPEQPLSLLLVDVDHFKGINDRHGHQVGDQLLAALGEVIGRSVRQGDHAFRLGGEEFCILLADTDRHRASAIAERLRSQVAQQQLVATQEQLRVTVSIGVAEYPAQGDSFLDLYGQADASLYAAKDLGRNRVSVAGAMAGLPARELG; translated from the coding sequence ATGGTCGAATCGATATCACCGCCCCAGGCCAATGACCACAGGCGCCAGGTGCTGCGCGCCATGCTGATCTTCGTGACCCTGTCCGGCGCCCTGTTCACCGTCACCAATTTCAGGGCCGGCCATGTGACCTATGCGATGATGGAATTCGTGCTGGTGCTGTTCTCTTCCGGCTTGCTGCTGTCGCTGCGGCGGATCCAGAACCTGGACATGTGGTCCTTCCTGTTCCTGGCCTCCTTTTCGCTGGTGGTCTGTGTCGGCGTGCTCTATGCCCCCTTTCGCTCCGGCCTGTTCATGTGGCTCTACGTGTTCCCGGTGATGTCCTACCTGCTGCTGGGGCGGCGGATGGGGCTGGCCCTGACCGCCCTCTACCTGCTGGCTGGCATGGGCATACTGGTGTACAGGCTCTACCAGCAGGATCCCGCCCTGAAGGCCAGCGCCCTGGCCAACTTCAGCCTCAGCCTGTCGGTGCTCTGGGCCATGGCCCATGTCTATGAGTCGCGGCGAGAGCAGATGGTTCGGGAGCTGGGGCTGCTGGCGGCCCGGGATCCCCTGACCGGGCTCAACAACAGGCTGCACCTGGACGATATTTTTGCCGGCATGGCCGCCCGGGCCAGGCCGGAGCAGCCCCTGAGCCTGCTGCTGGTGGACGTGGATCACTTCAAGGGCATCAACGACCGTCATGGCCATCAGGTGGGCGATCAGCTGCTGGCGGCCCTGGGCGAGGTGATAGGCCGCAGCGTGCGCCAGGGCGACCACGCCTTTCGCCTTGGCGGCGAGGAGTTCTGTATCCTGCTGGCGGACACGGACCGCCACAGGGCCAGTGCCATCGCCGAGCGGCTGCGCAGCCAGGTGGCACAGCAGCAACTGGTGGCGACACAGGAGCAGCTGAGGGTGACCGTCAGCATCGGCGTCGCCGAATACCCGGCCCAGGGCGACAGCTTCCTGGACCTGTATGGCCAGGCCGATGCCAGCCTTTATGCCGCCAAGGATCTGGGCCGAAACCGGGTGTCGGTGGCCGGGGCCATGGCCGGGTTGCCGGCCCGGGAGCTGGGATAA
- a CDS encoding DUF2164 domain-containing protein: MAEITFSAEQKQALVKKLQRYFEDELDQEIGDFDAEFLLDFFAREMGAHFYNQGLFDAQAALAQRLESVTEVFYELEQPTG; this comes from the coding sequence ATGGCAGAGATAACCTTTTCCGCCGAACAGAAGCAGGCCCTGGTCAAGAAGTTGCAACGCTATTTTGAGGACGAGCTGGACCAGGAGATTGGCGACTTCGACGCCGAGTTCCTGCTGGATTTCTTTGCCCGGGAAATGGGCGCCCACTTCTACAACCAGGGCCTGTTCGACGCCCAGGCCGCCCTGGCCCAGCGGCTGGAGTCGGTCACCGAGGTCTTCTACGAGCTGGAGCAGCCCACCGGCTAG
- the ahpC gene encoding alkyl hydroperoxide reductase subunit C yields MSSYINQSVKPFKAKAFHQGDFIDVTEADLKGKWSVLFFYPADFTFVCPTELGDLADHHDEFQQLGVAIYAVSTDTHFTHKAWHDSSDTINKIRYPMIGDPTGTLTRNFDVMIEEEGIAERGTFVIDPEGRIQIVEINAGGIGRDAKELLRKIKAAQYVAAHPGEVCPAKWQQGDATLAPSLDLVGKI; encoded by the coding sequence ATGTCCAGCTATATCAACCAAAGCGTTAAACCCTTCAAGGCCAAGGCCTTTCACCAGGGCGACTTTATCGACGTCACCGAGGCGGATCTCAAGGGCAAGTGGTCCGTGCTGTTCTTCTACCCGGCCGACTTCACCTTCGTCTGCCCCACCGAGCTGGGCGATCTGGCCGACCACCATGACGAGTTCCAGCAGCTGGGCGTGGCGATCTACGCCGTGTCCACCGACACCCACTTCACCCACAAGGCCTGGCACGACAGCTCAGACACCATCAACAAGATCCGCTACCCGATGATAGGCGACCCGACCGGCACCCTGACCCGCAACTTCGACGTGATGATCGAGGAAGAAGGCATCGCCGAGCGCGGCACCTTCGTCATCGACCCCGAAGGCCGCATCCAGATCGTCGAGATCAACGCCGGCGGCATCGGCCGCGACGCCAAGGAGCTGCTGCGCAAGATCAAGGCCGCCCAGTACGTGGCCGCCCACCCGGGCGAGGTCTGCCCCGCCAAGTGGCAGCAGGGCGACGCCACCCTGGCCCCCTCCCTGGATCTGGTCGGCAAGATCTAA